The Chloroflexota bacterium sequence TCTGCCGGCGACATAGAACGCCTCGCCGTCGTAGTCGTACCATACGGGCGCGACATAGGGCCAGCCTTCGGGCGTGAGCGTCGCCAGCTTCATCAGGTGCGCGCCGCCGGTCAGAAAGTCGATCATTTGCTCATTAGTGAGTCTGGGCATAATATACTCCGTGAATAGTCTTTCAGTTCGTCAGTATATCAGTTAGACAGACGACATGGATGGACATGATAAAGGGGATGACGCTATGAATGATTTGCATGAGCTTGGCGTAGTGGAGATTGCCGAAGGGATACATGGCGGGAAATTTTCTGCGGTGGAGCTGATGGAGGCGCTGCTTGCGCGGTGCGATGCGCTCGATGACGCTCTGAAGGTTTGGGTTACGCTAGACGGCGCTGCCGCCCTTGCATCGGCGCGGCAGCGAGACGCGGAACTCGCGGCGGAAGGCGTTCGTGGCGCGCTGCACGGCGTTCCGGTGGGCATCAAGGATATATACTTTACGCGCGGCGTGTTGACGACCAGCGGTTCGAAGATATTCGCGGATTTCGTGCCGAATTACGACGCCACCACGGTCGCGCTGCTGCGGCAGGCAGGCGCGATTATCATGGGCAAGACGATTACGACCGAGTTCGCGTGCGGCGATCCATCGCCCACCATCAGCCCGTGGAACGCGGCGCACACGCCCGGCGGCTCTAGCAGCGGTTCTGCCGTGGGCGCGGCTGTTGGCATGTTCCCCGCATCACTCGGCTCGCAGACGGGCGGCTCAATCGTGCGCCCGGCATCGTACAACGGCGTCGTCGGGCTGAAGCCGACATTCGGGCGCGTCAGCAGGTATGGCGTGTATCCGGTCGCGGAGTCTTTGGACACGATGGGGCCCATCACCCGCAGCGTGGCGGACGCGGCGCTGATGCTGAACGCGCTCGCCGGGCACGACATCGCCGATCCGGATTCGTCGGAGCGTGCAACCGAAGACTACTTGCAGGCGGCGCAGTCGCAGGTCAAGCCGCCGCGCTTGGGCATCGTGCTGCAGTTCTTCATGGAGCAGTGCGACGACGAGACGCGCGCGAACACGCTCGCCGCCGCAGACAAGCTGCGAGACGCCGGCGCGAATGTCGAAGAGGTTACGCTGAACACGGACTTCGACGCCGCGCTCGCCGCACAGCGCACTCTGATGGATGTCGAAGGCGCACAGGTGCACGAGAACAACTTCGCCACTCGCGCGGACGACTATTCGGCGAATGTGCGCGAGTTGGTAGCGCGTGGTCTTGCCACATCCGGCTTGGAATACCTGAAGGCGAAGCACTTCCAGCGCAAGTTCGCGCGCGCCGTGCACGCGGGCATGCCGGGCTATGACGCACT is a genomic window containing:
- a CDS encoding amidase is translated as MDGHDKGDDAMNDLHELGVVEIAEGIHGGKFSAVELMEALLARCDALDDALKVWVTLDGAAALASARQRDAELAAEGVRGALHGVPVGIKDIYFTRGVLTTSGSKIFADFVPNYDATTVALLRQAGAIIMGKTITTEFACGDPSPTISPWNAAHTPGGSSSGSAVGAAVGMFPASLGSQTGGSIVRPASYNGVVGLKPTFGRVSRYGVYPVAESLDTMGPITRSVADAALMLNALAGHDIADPDSSERATEDYLQAAQSQVKPPRLGIVLQFFMEQCDDETRANTLAAADKLRDAGANVEEVTLNTDFDAALAAQRTLMDVEGAQVHENNFATRADDYSANVRELVARGLATSGLEYLKAKHFQRKFARAVHAGMPGYDALLMPTTPAPAPPSRETTGDPKFQATWTLGGFPEITLPSGLSEGGMPMGVQLVAAHFAEARLLATAAWCERALDEHLTPMDKIF